In Campylobacter suis, the following proteins share a genomic window:
- a CDS encoding NAD(P)/FAD-dependent oxidoreductase encodes MRPNIVVIGAGYAGVSFLKSLDEACFRLANFTIINKNSYHYHSTMLHKVATAEKSGKIMFDLREFLHPEIKIVQQVVIDIDEASHMVVTEFGEFRYDYLVVAAGFEKESFNLKGIENAMFIDSYIQSGKIAERLKLKFDEGLESKNGLKVAVCGGGLTGIEFAASCADMLRKKCEFYGVSNEMASKFSVHLISSTPRLLTFFSEKLSQKTADKLTEKGVKILHSTRIDSLQDGKVVFQNGNTLDADIIIWSAGVKGASIVSDSDVENERGRVKVDDTLKAIGSKHRYYIGDVSAVSDGKGGFYPPTAQIACEQGEFLARHFKAMLFGEKTDEKFRFKSNGMICSIGHSYATAQVLGVELGGWVPAFLKTMVEKKWNAKLLGFGEMFL; translated from the coding sequence ATGAGACCAAATATCGTTGTTATCGGGGCTGGCTATGCTGGTGTTTCTTTTTTAAAAAGTCTTGATGAGGCCTGTTTTAGGCTTGCAAATTTTACTATCATTAACAAAAATTCCTATCACTATCACTCTACCATGCTTCACAAGGTCGCAACCGCTGAAAAAAGCGGTAAAATCATGTTTGACCTGCGGGAGTTTTTACACCCTGAGATAAAGATAGTCCAACAAGTAGTGATCGATATAGACGAGGCAAGTCACATGGTCGTGACGGAATTTGGCGAGTTTAGGTATGATTATTTAGTCGTGGCGGCTGGCTTTGAGAAAGAGAGCTTTAATCTAAAAGGTATTGAAAATGCGATGTTTATCGACTCATATATCCAATCAGGTAAAATAGCCGAGCGTTTAAAGCTTAAATTTGATGAAGGTCTTGAGAGTAAAAATGGTCTTAAGGTCGCAGTTTGCGGTGGTGGGCTTACTGGGATAGAGTTTGCTGCTAGTTGTGCGGATATGCTACGAAAAAAGTGCGAGTTTTACGGCGTTAGCAATGAGATGGCTAGTAAATTTAGCGTGCATCTCATAAGCTCTACGCCAAGGCTTTTAACATTTTTTAGTGAGAAATTATCCCAAAAAACAGCTGATAAACTTACCGAAAAAGGTGTAAAAATTTTACACTCTACTCGCATAGATAGCTTGCAAGATGGCAAAGTAGTATTTCAAAACGGCAACACACTGGACGCTGATATCATCATCTGGAGCGCTGGCGTAAAGGGCGCTAGTATAGTAAGCGATAGCGATGTAGAAAATGAGCGCGGACGAGTGAAGGTCGATGATACACTAAAGGCGATAGGTAGCAAACATCGCTACTATATCGGCGATGTGAGTGCGGTAAGTGATGGCAAGGGTGGCTTTTATCCGCCGACAGCTCAGATAGCGTGCGAGCAGGGCGAGTTTTTAGCTAGGCATTTTAAAGCTATGCTTTTTGGTGAAAAAACTGATGAGAAATTTCGCTTTAAAAGCAATGGCATGATATGCTCCATCGGGCACAGCTATGCGACGGCGCAAGTTTTAGGCGTAGAGCTTGGCGGGTGGGTGCCAGCATTTTTAAAAACGATGGTTGAGAAAAAGTGGAATGCCAAGCTGCTT